The sequence below is a genomic window from Ottowia sp. SB7-C50.
GGCAGCAGCAGGCAGGCTTCGGCGTTGGACGGCGAGAAGCAGCGCTCTGCCGCCGCCCGGTGCGGCAGCCAGACGTGGTCGTTGTGCTCGCGCGGGTTGAGGCGCACGACCGTCGCAGCAGGCACCTGCAGGCCAAAAACATGCTCGCGGTTGCTCATCACGCCGGGCGCGTAGCGGTGGCGCCAATGGGGGTAGATCTCGTACACGTTCTCGAGGTGCCAGTCGGTCAGCGCGTGGCCCGGGCGATACACGTCGATGCCGGTTTCTTCCCACACCTCGCGTATGGCGGTCTGTTCGAACGGCTCATCGACGGCGTCCTTGCTGCCGGTGACGGACTGCCAGTGGTCGGTGGCCACGTCGGCGCGGCGGATGAGCAGCACGTGCAGGTCGGCCGTGTGAATCACGACCAGCACGGACTGCGGAATCTTGTACGGACGCTGCTGTTGGACGGGGCGCTGACCCATGGCGTGAGTCTCGCTGAAGGCAAAGCCGGGCTTTAGCCCAGTTGGCGCAGCAG
It includes:
- the nudB gene encoding dihydroneopterin triphosphate diphosphatase, yielding MGQRPVQQQRPYKIPQSVLVVIHTADLHVLLIRRADVATDHWQSVTGSKDAVDEPFEQTAIREVWEETGIDVYRPGHALTDWHLENVYEIYPHWRHRYAPGVMSNREHVFGLQVPAATVVRLNPREHNDHVWLPHRAAAERCFSPSNAEACLLLPRLMGGEAA